In Primulina eburnea isolate SZY01 chromosome 5, ASM2296580v1, whole genome shotgun sequence, a single window of DNA contains:
- the LOC140831401 gene encoding uncharacterized protein, producing the protein MRAAQDRQAKYANIRRRSLIFEKGDRVFLKISPFRGTIRFGKKGKLSPRFIGPYEILERVGDLAYRLALPPVLSGVHDVFHVSMLRKYHPDPSYLLPPDEVELDQNLSYIERPIKILDRKDKQLRNKLIPLIKVQWNRHGVEEATWELEDKMRHKYPELFK; encoded by the coding sequence ATGAGAGCTGCTCAGGATAGACAGGCTAAGTATGCGAACATCAGGAGACGATCGTTGATTTttgagaaaggtgacagagtttttctgaaaatatctCCTTTTCGTGGTACAATTAGATTTGGAAAAAAGGGTAAATTATCACCGAGATTCataggtccgtatgagattttgGAACGTGTTGGTGATTTGGCTTATAGATTAGCTCTTCCTCCTGTGTTATCAGGtgttcatgatgtttttcatgtgtccatgttgaggaaatatcatCCAGATCCTTCTTATTTACTTCCACCCGATGAAGTTGAGTTAGATCAAAATTTGAGCTACATTGAGAGACCGATTAAAATTCTAGATAGAAAAGATAAGCAACTCAGAAATAAATTGATACCGTTGATTAAAGTACAGTGGAACAGACATGGTGTCGAAGAGGCAACTTGGGAATTAGAAGATAAAATGAGACATAAATATCCAGAGTTATTCAAATGA